A segment of the Bacteroidales bacterium genome:
AAGCCCGCAATCTGATTAGTGCCGATGGGATCAGATGGATGTATTCCAATCTTTTACCCAATTTCCTGCTCTTTCCACCGCTTGGATATGTACTTGTAGTAATGGTGGGTATTGGTGTAGCTGAAGGTTCAGGACTTTTTACTTTGATGATCAGGGCATTGGTTCTTAAATCACCCAAAAGACTGATCACTGCGGCTATTGTGACCGCAGGAATCATTTCTCATTTAGCCAGCGAAGCAGGATACGTTGTACTCATTCCTCTGGGTGCTTTGATTTTCCATGCCCTCGGCCGTCACCCGATAGCCGGTTTGGCTGCCGCTTTTATTGGGGTCAGCGGTGGATTTGGCTCCAATTTTTTCATCGGCTCCATTGACCCGGTATTAGCCGGCATCACTGAAACCGCTGCACAAATTATCCGACCTGATGTAACCGTGAATCCTGCGGTGAACTATTACTTTATGTTTTTTTCATCATTTGTAGTGATCATTGTTGGCACGTGGGTAACCGAAAAAATTGTCGAGCCCCGGCTTGGCGAGTACAAAGGCAATGCCCCGCGTGTTCCCATCGAGCAATTGACATCACTTGAGCGCAAAGGCCTGCGGTGGGCAGGATACAGTCTGCTTGTAACAATTGTATTGCTGGCAATCACTGTGATACCCTCAAATGGAATTTTCCGCAATCCCGAAACCGGTGAAGTGTTGAACTCGCCTTTCTTCGATGGTATCATCATCGGGATTTTAATTTTTTTCTTTATCCCGGGATTAATTTACGGCATCATAGCAGGAACCATCAAAAATGACAAGGATGTTGTAAAACACATTACAAAATCTATGAGTGGCATGGCAGGATACATTGTACTGGTATTTTTTGCAGCACAATTTGTCTATTTTTTCAACTACAGCAACCTGGGGATCATTTTTGCCATCAAAGGAGCTAACGGGTTGCAGCAGATTGGATTGACCGGCATTCCGCTGATTGTCGGGTTCGTTCTTTTATCGGCATTCATCAACCTTTTCATGGGATCGGCCTCAGCCAAGTGGGCCATTATGGCGCCGGTTTTCATTCCAATGCTCATGCTCATTGATCCGCCATACCACCCTGGGCTTACCCAGGCTGCCTTTCGAATCGGTGACTCGGTTACTAATCTGATTACACCGATGATGAGTTATTTTGCACTGATTGTAACTTTCGCCCAAAAATATGATGAAAAATACGGGATCGGCACCATTATTTCAACAATGATTCCCTACACGTTGATTTTGACCCTTGCATGGACACTTTTACTGGTAGTATGGATGTTGACAGGCTTGCCACTTGGCCCTGACGGCCCGATTTTTATTCAATAGCATCATCCGGCTGAAACCTTGTAGCGACAATTGTTTTGAAAAATCAAGGTAGTGCGTTTCAGCGGTAATAAAAAAGATGTTTTTGTTAATATAAGATATTTTTCTAATTTTGCCGCCCAATTTTTTGAAGGAATTTTACGATGAATTATCTTAAACAGTTTGTCATTCCATTCACAGGATTGAAGTTTGGAGTTCATCATTATGAATTCGTAATTGATGATAAGTTCTTTGAAGCGTTGGACTATTCGATGTTCAAAAAGGGTTCGCTGGCAGTTGGCGTTGAGCTCAACCGTCAGGAACGCATGCTGATTTTCGATTTTCAAATTCGTGGTTTTATCGAAGTGGAATGTGACAGATGCCTCGACCTGATTAATTACCCGGTGGATAGTGATCACCGGCTGATTTTCAAATTTGGAGAGGATTGGGAAGATATTTCGGATGAAATCATCATCATACCGGAATCGGAATACCAGATTGATATTGCGCACTACCTTTATGAATTCATTGGTCTGACGCTGCCCATGCAGTGCATTCATCCGGATGACGAAAACGGATCCAGCACATGCAATGCGGAAATGTTGAAATTGCTGGGATATCACCCGGACACACACGAGGAAGACCCGAGATGGGAAGCCCTCAAAAAGTTGAAAAAGAAATAAACAATTGATTTTTACACCGAACATAATTAATATTTAAAATGGCTCATCCAAAACGAAAAATCTCCAAAACCAGGAGAGATAAAAGAAGGACGCACGACAAGGCAAAAATGCCAACTTTGGCTAAATGCCCTACAACCGGAACAGTGCATGTATTTCACAGAGCATACTGGGTTGATGGGGATCTCTATTACAAAGGAAAAGTTGTGATGCAAAAAAATGAAGTTTAACAATTTATCACCGGATAAGCTAAATCTCAACAAAGCTTCTTTCTGATGAGAATCGGATTAGATGCAATGGGTGGTGATTTTGCACCAGGTGCAATCATTGATGGCGCTCTGCTTGCCATCAGCGAATTGCCACGTGATGTCCATATTGTGCTTATCGGTGATGAGCAAATAATTCGCAGCTACCTTTCTGAAAAAGGGGTTAATTCCCACCGGTTCAAAATCATTCACACTACACAGGTGATTGAAATGGGAGAGAAACCATTGAAAGCCATTTCATCAAAACCGGATTCAAGCATATCTGTAGGACTGCGTTTATTGAAAAGCAATAAGATCGACACCTTTGCCAGTGCCGGAAACTCAGGCGCCATGTTGGTTGGCTCAATGTACAGTGTCGGAGCAATTCCAGGGGTTATCCGTCCCACCACTTTTGCTCATATTCCCCAGGAAAACGGAGGGACAAGCATCATTCTCGATATCGGTACCAATACAGATGTTAAAGTAGATGTTTTGTATCAGTTTGGTTTACTGGGGTCTATTTATGCCGAAAGTGTCATGAAAATAGCACAACCCCGCATCGGGTTACTCAATATCGGTGAAGAAGAGGGTAAAGGGAACCTCCTTACACAATCTGCCTTTCCGATGATGAAAGAGTCGAAAGATTTCAATTTTATCGGGAACATCGAAAGCCGTGACTTGTATAAATCTAAAGCTGATGTAGTGGTTTGTGATGGCTTTACAGGAAATATCCTGCTTAAACAAATAGAGTCTTTTTACCGTCTTTTACAAAAACGAAATCTCCTCGATAATTACTTCGAGCGGTTTAACTACGAGAATTATGGGGGAAGCCCGATTCTTGGGCTCAACGGTACAGTAATTCTTGGCCATGGCATTTCGAGTTCCATTGCCATTAAAAACATGATTCTATTATCGCGCAACATTGCATTGGCAAAGCTTTCGGATAAAGTCAAACAAGCTCTATTCAAATACTCCAATTAATTTATTTCCAGTAATTATGACCAGGATTCGAGCAGCAATCAAGGGTATTCATTGTTTTGTGCCACCATATATTCTGACCAATGAGGAGTTAACACGTATGGTGGATACAAATGATGAATGGATCATGACCCGTACCGGTATCAAAACCCGTCACATCCTCAAGGGCGTGGATAAAGGAACTTCCGATATGGGCGCCGAAGCTGTGAAAGGATTGCTCGAAAAAACCAATACTCACCCCGACGAAATTGACATGCTGATCTGTGCCACCGTTACACCCGACATGCAATTTCCGGCTACCGCCAACATTATTGCCGATAAAGTAGGGATTAAAAACGCTTTTCATTTCGATATCAACGCCGCCTGCTCAGGCCAGATCTACGCGCTCACCACTGCTGCCATGTACATCGAAACCGGGATGTGCAAAAAGGTGATCATGGTTGGCGCCGATAAAATGTCATCCATCATCGATTATACCGATCGTACTACCTGCGTGATATTTGGAGATGCTGCCGGAGCACTTTTGCTCGAGCCAACAACAGAAGATGTGGGGATCATCGATTCCATTCATCAATCGGACGGCATAGGAAGAATTCACCTGCATCAGAAAGCCGGCGGTTCTGTGAAACCTGCTTCCCACGAAACGGTGGATGCACGCGAGCATTACGTTTACCAGGAAGGTCAGCCGGTGTTCAAGTATGCCGTATCCAAGATGGCCGATGTTTCGGTGGAAATCATGAAAAAGCACAACATCAGCCCTGAAGAACTGGCATGGCTTGTTCCGCATCAGGCCAACATGCGCATCATCGAAGCCACTGCCCGCCGCATGGGTATTGACCGCGATCAGGTGATGATCAACATCGAACGCTACGGCAATACCACCTCTGCAACCATTCCGCTTTGTATCTGGGAATGGGAAGAGCAATTGAAAAAAGGGGATAAGATCATCCTTGCAGCTTTTGGAGGTGGTTTCACCTGGGGCGCTATTTACCTGAAATGGGCGTATGATGGTGCTGCTGAAGCAGGGAAAAAGAAGTAGGCAGTCAGGAGTCTTCAGTCGACAATAGGCAACATAAAATGTAAATTTGCTACAATTTATGGAGTTTAGAATAGAGTTGCCTGTTCGTTTTTGGCGATTTCTTTTTCGTCAAACTGAACTCCAAATTTTTCTTTCCAATACGAATCAAGGATTTTCTTCTGAAGCCTGGTATCACTTGTGATTTCCATAGAAAGTTTTTGTAATTGCCTGGCAAATTTGAACGTTTTTTTTGCCTCAAACCGGCCTTCAACAAGCGCATCTTTGAGCTGGTTGGTATATGCACTGAACGCTACTTTATTGCGTTGAGCTTTTACTCCCTTTAAGCTTTGTGCTTTTAACAAACGTGCTTCAATTATTTTTATGGTTGACTCGTAAAGTTCGGGTAATAATTTTGCAATTTCAAGTTTACTAAACCCAATAATTTCTAGAAATACCTTATCCAATTCAATGCGTAAACTTTCAATTTTGTTTGTTTCAAGCGAGTAAGTTTTTTTTGATTTTAGTTTGTTCCAAATTGAAACAATTTTGGAGGACTTCTCAAAGTTAGGTACTGGAATATCTTTAACTGAATAAACTGGTGTTTTAGTTATACCATCGCCTAATGAACTAAAGCTAATAAATTCCCTATGCAATTGATAAAAGGTCGAGTTCAAAATGGCAGAGTAGTAAGCCCTTTGTTTAGCTGAGTTCAAATAGATACCATAAAATTTATCTATTTCCATTATTTTCTGGCTATTTTCACAGACAAAGTAACGATCAAAATACATTTCTGGCCATAAAATGTCTGAGGGTTTTTCCTTCTTAATATTATACCATAGATTACGAGATGCACATGTAGGTCTTTTATCAATTTGTTTTCTCACACCACTTTTTAGATAAGAGGTAACAAATTTATATGATCGTAATTCACTTTCTGGAAGATCAGTAAAAATCAATTGGTATAAAAAACAATCACCTGAAGTGGTGTAAGAATTTAAATCTTTTGGACTTTTAATACAAGCCGTTAAAAATATTTCCTCAATCAGCCACAATTCGTTAAATCCATTCAAAACTAACCTAAGTCGATTGTCCTTTAATTGCTCGATCGTTGAAAATTTTTCTGAATTGTTTAAAGCTGCAGCAAGCATTAAACTTGTGGCTGTTTCGGTTTTATCTTCTAAAATAAAAAATTCGTTACAACCTGTCTTTATCCCAAATTTTACATTGGCTAACTGTTTTAATGGAACAAATTTGTCGGCTCCTTTACTCAAAATGTCAAAATAAACTTTGGGAGCTTTAAGAAATTGCCCCCATTTAGTATGATTGGCAAGGGTTTCCTGTGTAATACAGTTGATTCTGAAAAATTCGTTTTCTGTGTTCTGGCTTATTTCAAAAAAATATTCCCTTAAATCATCTACTCCTTTGTATTTCCTGATGGTATTGGCTAATGAATCAGTACACCAAATGAACTTAACAATATTTTTATTTCGTTTTTTTTCTTCTCTTTGTTTGCGAAGAATAACGATTGTAGTGTTGACAGAGGCCGATGGGAAGAAACGCTCAACTTCACTATCCATGATTGCAATGATTTCATAGTTTCTGAGCAGGTGGCGCTGCATATCAATCCCATAATCGGTGTCAAGCCAGGAGTTCTGACAAATAAAGGCAAGATAACCCCCATCTTTGAGAAACACTCCGGAGTGATAGAAGAAGTAAGCGAAAATTGAGGTTCTTTGCGATGGTTCAAACCCACATTCAGTTTTGATCAGTTTTTGAATTTGGGATTTAGTTACCGTTCCATGCATAGAACCAATTTCTTCTTGCCTTGTATAGGGCGGATTCCCAACAATAGCATCAAATTTTGGCAAAATCTTCTTCTCCTTTATCCCCTTCTGATTGTGTAAGTCAAGTCTTAAATGTTCAGTAATAGCAAAAAAATCCTTGTTCACAATTCTCGGATAACTTGGCCTTCGTGTATCTCGTATTGCCAGATTGAGCATGCTCAGGTAAACCGGATAGTTTGAAAGGTCGTTGCCGTAAATTTCATTGAGAAAGATTTCGTGTTTAACCCCTTTATCCTCTTCTCTTGCTAATGCTTTTTTACGTTCATAGGCTCTAACTAAAAATGTTCCTGAGCCGCACGAAGGGTCAAAAACTTTATCATTGCTTTTTCGAATAGCAAAAGCATTGATCAAATCAATTACATGAGGAGGTGTAAAGTACTGTCCAAGCTTGTGGCGTTCATCTTCGCGAATAAGTTCCTCAAAGATTCTTCCGATGATATCAAATGGAATGTTGCTGAAATTGTAATGACCACCAGCATCAAGAATATCCTTCACAAGGTCAATTGAGGCGTCACTTACAAAAGGAATTTTGAAAACAATATCAGAGCGTTCTCCAATAAGCAACTCGAAGTTTCTGGTAATTTCTTTAAATTCAGTAAAGTATTGCCAAATGATTTCTTCAAGATTTTCAGGAGTGTTAACAGAATGAGGCACGTGAATTGGGGGCAAGTTACGCCAGGTTGCATTATCAGCATAAGCTTTATAAAAAATGAGTTTCGATATGAGCATCAAAACTCCAATGTGGGTAAGGTTTTCAATTTCCTCAAAAGATGATGGCTTATTCCACAACTGTTTTTGTGCATAACCTGCAATTTCCTTGTGAAAAGCTTTGTCGCTATTAAATTTTTCCCACACTAAAACGCTGATAGGATGAGAATAGACTTCAATTAGTTTTCGAATTTTGAAAATGAATAATTCATCAAGATTGCTGAATGTAATAGGCTTACGATCCAAAATTTCAAGCGCCCGATCAAGATAAAATTCGGCAATGTTGCGGAGTTTGTTTTCAATTTCTTTTGAAGGGGAATAACTTACGCTTAATCGGTAAATATCCAGTAATGAGAAGAATCCTTCGTTGACACTTACCCTGTCATAAAGTTTGTCTCTTTCAAAGAAAGCGCATGCAAGAAAATTACAATTACCAAAATACTTGATATCCAATCGTTGAGCCCTTTCGACTTCTCGCATCAACACATCACTGTCGAAAACACTCTTGCCATCCCTGGCTGTTGGGTCTTTGAGTTCGATAAAGAAAATTGGCTTGCCGTTTTTATTTTTAAGTGTGATGTCAGCACGAAACTCTTCCTGCGCAGGATAAGGCTGAATCTTTCCTTCCAAACCTTTTTCCTTTATCAGTTCGGTGAAAATTGTATTTAAAGTGCCTTGTAGTTGTCTTTCGATCTTCATTTTGAATTGCCCCGTGGGTAATTAATTTAAAACATTGCATTTAATCAATCATAAACTCTTCTCGCCATCATCCTCCTTCGCTTTCTTCTTACTCCCTGAATACATTTCATAT
Coding sequences within it:
- a CDS encoding N-6 DNA methylase — protein: MKIERQLQGTLNTIFTELIKEKGLEGKIQPYPAQEEFRADITLKNKNGKPIFFIELKDPTARDGKSVFDSDVLMREVERAQRLDIKYFGNCNFLACAFFERDKLYDRVSVNEGFFSLLDIYRLSVSYSPSKEIENKLRNIAEFYLDRALEILDRKPITFSNLDELFIFKIRKLIEVYSHPISVLVWEKFNSDKAFHKEIAGYAQKQLWNKPSSFEEIENLTHIGVLMLISKLIFYKAYADNATWRNLPPIHVPHSVNTPENLEEIIWQYFTEFKEITRNFELLIGERSDIVFKIPFVSDASIDLVKDILDAGGHYNFSNIPFDIIGRIFEELIREDERHKLGQYFTPPHVIDLINAFAIRKSNDKVFDPSCGSGTFLVRAYERKKALAREEDKGVKHEIFLNEIYGNDLSNYPVYLSMLNLAIRDTRRPSYPRIVNKDFFAITEHLRLDLHNQKGIKEKKILPKFDAIVGNPPYTRQEEIGSMHGTVTKSQIQKLIKTECGFEPSQRTSIFAYFFYHSGVFLKDGGYLAFICQNSWLDTDYGIDMQRHLLRNYEIIAIMDSEVERFFPSASVNTTIVILRKQREEKKRNKNIVKFIWCTDSLANTIRKYKGVDDLREYFFEISQNTENEFFRINCITQETLANHTKWGQFLKAPKVYFDILSKGADKFVPLKQLANVKFGIKTGCNEFFILEDKTETATSLMLAAALNNSEKFSTIEQLKDNRLRLVLNGFNELWLIEEIFLTACIKSPKDLNSYTTSGDCFLYQLIFTDLPESELRSYKFVTSYLKSGVRKQIDKRPTCASRNLWYNIKKEKPSDILWPEMYFDRYFVCENSQKIMEIDKFYGIYLNSAKQRAYYSAILNSTFYQLHREFISFSSLGDGITKTPVYSVKDIPVPNFEKSSKIVSIWNKLKSKKTYSLETNKIESLRIELDKVFLEIIGFSKLEIAKLLPELYESTIKIIEARLLKAQSLKGVKAQRNKVAFSAYTNQLKDALVEGRFEAKKTFKFARQLQKLSMEITSDTRLQKKILDSYWKEKFGVQFDEKEIAKNEQATLF
- a CDS encoding ketoacyl-ACP synthase III — encoded protein: MTRIRAAIKGIHCFVPPYILTNEELTRMVDTNDEWIMTRTGIKTRHILKGVDKGTSDMGAEAVKGLLEKTNTHPDEIDMLICATVTPDMQFPATANIIADKVGIKNAFHFDINAACSGQIYALTTAAMYIETGMCKKVIMVGADKMSSIIDYTDRTTCVIFGDAAGALLLEPTTEDVGIIDSIHQSDGIGRIHLHQKAGGSVKPASHETVDAREHYVYQEGQPVFKYAVSKMADVSVEIMKKHNISPEELAWLVPHQANMRIIEATARRMGIDRDQVMINIERYGNTTSATIPLCIWEWEEQLKKGDKIILAAFGGGFTWGAIYLKWAYDGAAEAGKKK
- a CDS encoding DUF177 domain-containing protein, translated to MNYLKQFVIPFTGLKFGVHHYEFVIDDKFFEALDYSMFKKGSLAVGVELNRQERMLIFDFQIRGFIEVECDRCLDLINYPVDSDHRLIFKFGEDWEDISDEIIIIPESEYQIDIAHYLYEFIGLTLPMQCIHPDDENGSSTCNAEMLKLLGYHPDTHEEDPRWEALKKLKKK
- the plsX gene encoding phosphate acyltransferase PlsX; this encodes MRIGLDAMGGDFAPGAIIDGALLAISELPRDVHIVLIGDEQIIRSYLSEKGVNSHRFKIIHTTQVIEMGEKPLKAISSKPDSSISVGLRLLKSNKIDTFASAGNSGAMLVGSMYSVGAIPGVIRPTTFAHIPQENGGTSIILDIGTNTDVKVDVLYQFGLLGSIYAESVMKIAQPRIGLLNIGEEEGKGNLLTQSAFPMMKESKDFNFIGNIESRDLYKSKADVVVCDGFTGNILLKQIESFYRLLQKRNLLDNYFERFNYENYGGSPILGLNGTVILGHGISSSIAIKNMILLSRNIALAKLSDKVKQALFKYSN
- the rpmF gene encoding 50S ribosomal protein L32, which codes for MAHPKRKISKTRRDKRRTHDKAKMPTLAKCPTTGTVHVFHRAYWVDGDLYYKGKVVMQKNEV
- a CDS encoding AbgT family transporter — translated: MIKTKKDKKGLFARSLDMIELVGNKLPHPATIFALLALIVIFFSWLGYITDVQSTHPVTGAVIKARNLISADGIRWMYSNLLPNFLLFPPLGYVLVVMVGIGVAEGSGLFTLMIRALVLKSPKRLITAAIVTAGIISHLASEAGYVVLIPLGALIFHALGRHPIAGLAAAFIGVSGGFGSNFFIGSIDPVLAGITETAAQIIRPDVTVNPAVNYYFMFFSSFVVIIVGTWVTEKIVEPRLGEYKGNAPRVPIEQLTSLERKGLRWAGYSLLVTIVLLAITVIPSNGIFRNPETGEVLNSPFFDGIIIGILIFFFIPGLIYGIIAGTIKNDKDVVKHITKSMSGMAGYIVLVFFAAQFVYFFNYSNLGIIFAIKGANGLQQIGLTGIPLIVGFVLLSAFINLFMGSASAKWAIMAPVFIPMLMLIDPPYHPGLTQAAFRIGDSVTNLITPMMSYFALIVTFAQKYDEKYGIGTIISTMIPYTLILTLAWTLLLVVWMLTGLPLGPDGPIFIQ